In one window of Poriferisphaera corsica DNA:
- a CDS encoding acyltransferase family protein, whose translation MRTDSSPQSPPHRLLSIDILRGFDMLWITGLKYFIIYTLVATQYIPNREAARSHTYLSQLDHVSWQGFHFYDLIFPLFLFLTGITIPLSITSKLQSGSATKTQLTIRCIRRLLLLIILGMIHQIHGLPERWPSVLGFIGLSYFIAAMLAIYTPRIIQLAYIPIALITYYLAIRFIPFNGHPAGTLTIDANLPSYIDSLIIPAKHMLIPKTPFDPEGPFMAIAGAALAMLGVYAGYILTNQNTKPIKRVGQLLILGLAAIFIAYLWSFDLPIIKQIWSSSFILAAAGCCFLLTAIFYLVIDVINFKPFNTLLFPLQLYGQNALAVYMIGPAIGITALLTSITAPILHNFSTATQLATIQALILITQTIYLYIFHKKRIFLRV comes from the coding sequence ATGCGAACCGATTCATCCCCCCAATCCCCCCCACACCGCCTCCTCTCCATCGACATCCTTCGCGGCTTCGACATGCTCTGGATCACAGGCCTCAAATACTTCATCATCTACACCCTCGTCGCAACGCAATACATCCCCAACCGTGAAGCCGCTCGCTCACACACCTATCTCTCACAACTCGACCACGTCTCCTGGCAAGGCTTCCACTTCTACGACCTCATCTTCCCACTCTTCCTCTTCCTCACCGGCATCACCATCCCCCTCTCCATCACCTCCAAACTCCAATCAGGCTCCGCAACCAAAACACAACTAACCATCCGCTGCATCCGACGCCTCCTCCTCCTCATCATCCTCGGCATGATCCACCAAATCCACGGCCTACCCGAACGCTGGCCTTCCGTCCTCGGATTCATCGGCCTCTCCTACTTCATCGCCGCCATGCTCGCCATCTACACACCCCGCATCATCCAACTCGCATACATCCCCATCGCACTCATCACCTACTACCTCGCCATCCGCTTCATCCCCTTTAACGGCCACCCCGCCGGCACTCTCACCATCGACGCCAACCTACCCTCATACATCGACTCACTCATCATCCCCGCCAAGCACATGCTCATCCCCAAAACACCCTTCGACCCCGAAGGCCCATTCATGGCCATCGCCGGCGCCGCTCTCGCCATGCTCGGCGTCTACGCCGGTTACATCCTCACCAACCAAAACACCAAACCCATCAAGCGTGTCGGCCAACTCCTCATCCTTGGCCTCGCCGCCATCTTCATCGCATACCTCTGGTCGTTCGACCTCCCCATCATCAAACAAATCTGGTCCTCCTCCTTCATCCTCGCCGCCGCAGGCTGCTGCTTCCTACTCACAGCCATCTTTTACCTCGTCATCGATGTCATCAACTTCAAACCTTTCAACACCCTCCTCTTCCCACTCCAGCTCTACGGCCAGAACGCCCTCGCCGTCTACATGATCGGCCCCGCCATCGGCATCACCGCACTACTCACCTCCATCACCGCACCCATCCTCCATAACTTCTCCACCGCCACCCAACTCGCCACCATCCAAGCCCTCATCCTCATCACCCAAACCATCTACCTCTACATCTTCCACAAAAAACGCATCTTCCTTCGTGTCTAA
- a CDS encoding SseB family protein, translating to MNQKEINWAPNELEKLLLAAIKYPNRRADFYEAFYDSEVYILQMEGNDAAGGGFASGDEIGVYMVEGSGGQSVAIFSSPMFMQMHVTKEERCLQVKVRDLIELTGGEQMVLNARTKIETPFTREAVAGLNDGSLVQRLREKM from the coding sequence ATGAATCAAAAAGAAATCAATTGGGCGCCGAATGAGCTTGAGAAGCTATTGTTGGCAGCGATTAAATATCCGAATAGACGGGCTGATTTTTATGAGGCCTTTTACGATTCAGAGGTTTATATCCTTCAGATGGAGGGGAATGATGCTGCTGGCGGGGGGTTTGCGTCGGGGGATGAGATCGGCGTTTATATGGTTGAAGGATCGGGTGGGCAGTCGGTTGCGATATTCAGTTCGCCTATGTTTATGCAGATGCATGTGACGAAAGAGGAGCGGTGTTTGCAGGTTAAGGTGAGAGATTTGATCGAATTGACGGGTGGGGAGCAGATGGTGCTGAATGCGCGTACAAAGATCGAGACGCCTTTTACACGTGAGGCTGTTGCGGGGCTAAATGATGGATCGCTGGTGCAGCGGTTACGTGAAAAGATGTAG
- a CDS encoding endonuclease/exonuclease/phosphatase family protein yields the protein MRTWLMVLERFEWLFMCWPVGRLHETKVLNRSRIAVKHWQDQWVFTLTVLIVCMTANGFVWSQDVVLPNRETIRVMSFNIRYATKKDGENYWGNRKGLVVDRIKKQEVDVLGVQEAKQEQWSYLQRALRGYGYVGAGRDDGKRKGEACGIFYARKRFKLLDKGHVWLSESPKKVGSKSWDSSLPRMFTWVKLKDLRNAKGKRIEKEGEGVLWVINTHWDHRGKKARLESAKLITAWVDEHVDGQWGEKKVVVMGDLNCVEGEGPIDVMNEKFVDSYRELNEKSADEGTFNGFKNKKDGRRIDFVFYDQGLKAVNAEIDQTVVKDKRSGKDRLPSDHFPVVAVFEDSD from the coding sequence ATGCGAACATGGTTGATGGTTTTAGAGCGTTTTGAGTGGTTGTTCATGTGTTGGCCAGTGGGTCGGTTACATGAAACGAAGGTACTTAACCGATCCCGTATTGCTGTGAAGCATTGGCAAGATCAATGGGTATTCACGTTAACTGTTCTAATTGTGTGTATGACGGCCAATGGATTTGTATGGAGTCAGGATGTGGTGCTGCCAAATAGAGAAACGATCCGGGTGATGAGTTTTAATATTCGTTACGCGACAAAAAAGGATGGGGAGAATTATTGGGGGAATCGTAAGGGGTTGGTTGTTGATCGGATTAAGAAGCAAGAGGTGGATGTGCTTGGGGTACAAGAGGCGAAGCAGGAGCAATGGTCGTATTTGCAGCGAGCGCTTAGGGGGTATGGGTATGTGGGTGCAGGGCGAGATGATGGGAAGCGAAAGGGGGAGGCTTGCGGGATTTTTTATGCGCGGAAACGATTTAAGTTATTGGATAAAGGGCATGTTTGGTTGAGTGAGTCGCCGAAGAAGGTGGGGAGCAAGAGTTGGGATTCATCTTTGCCACGGATGTTTACGTGGGTGAAGTTGAAGGATTTGAGGAATGCGAAAGGGAAACGGATTGAGAAGGAGGGGGAAGGGGTTTTGTGGGTGATTAACACGCATTGGGATCATCGTGGAAAGAAGGCGCGGTTAGAAAGTGCGAAGTTGATCACGGCATGGGTGGATGAACATGTTGATGGGCAGTGGGGTGAGAAGAAGGTTGTGGTGATGGGGGATTTGAATTGTGTGGAAGGAGAGGGGCCGATTGATGTGATGAATGAGAAGTTTGTGGATTCATATCGTGAGTTGAATGAGAAGTCGGCGGATGAGGGGACGTTTAACGGGTTTAAGAATAAGAAGGATGGTCGGCGGATCGATTTTGTGTTTTATGATCAGGGGTTGAAAGCGGTGAACGCGGAGATTGATCAGACGGTGGTAAAGGATAAGCGGAGTGGCAAGGATCGGTTACCATCGGATCATTTTCCGGTGGTCGCTGTGTTTGAGGATAGTGATTGA
- the tpiA gene encoding triose-phosphate isomerase → MASRKKYVGGNWKMNLNKAEAVALAKDLATKVDDAAPCEVAICPPFVYLDAISQALCEAGNKTIKLGAQDFWTAGNGAYTGEISLDMLKDVGVSVVLTGHSERRHVIGETDVLINEKNLKALEAGMEVIFCIGEKLEQREAGQTDAINAAQMSYGLAGVTAEQMKNVVVAYEPVWAIGTGKTATPEDAQKAHKAIREHLTSMFSKEVADGVRIQYGGSMKPSNAGELMGQADIDGGLIGGAALKADDFMGIINAAK, encoded by the coding sequence GTGGCCAGCCGTAAAAAATATGTAGGTGGTAACTGGAAGATGAACCTCAACAAGGCAGAAGCCGTCGCACTTGCCAAAGACTTGGCAACCAAGGTCGACGACGCCGCTCCTTGTGAAGTCGCAATCTGCCCACCATTTGTCTACCTCGACGCCATCAGCCAAGCACTCTGCGAAGCCGGCAACAAAACCATCAAGCTCGGCGCCCAGGATTTCTGGACCGCTGGCAACGGTGCATACACCGGTGAAATCAGCCTCGATATGCTCAAGGACGTTGGCGTAAGTGTCGTATTGACAGGACATAGCGAACGTCGTCACGTCATCGGCGAAACCGATGTGCTCATCAATGAAAAGAACCTCAAGGCTCTCGAAGCCGGCATGGAAGTTATCTTCTGCATCGGTGAAAAACTTGAACAGCGCGAAGCCGGCCAGACTGACGCAATCAACGCCGCTCAAATGAGCTACGGCCTCGCAGGCGTCACAGCCGAGCAAATGAAAAACGTCGTCGTCGCATACGAACCTGTCTGGGCCATCGGCACCGGCAAAACTGCAACCCCAGAAGACGCTCAGAAGGCTCACAAAGCCATCCGCGAGCACCTCACATCCATGTTCAGCAAAGAAGTTGCTGACGGCGTCCGCATCCAATACGGCGGCTCCATGAAGCCTTCCAACGCTGGCGAACTCATGGGTCAAGCAGACATCGACGGCGGCCTCATCGGCGGCGCTGCTCTCAAAGCTGACGACTTCATGGGCATCATCAACGCTGCGAAGTAA
- the secG gene encoding preprotein translocase subunit SecG, producing the protein MMILGVNYGLIYTLMTLFVLVAAFMMLVILIQKPKGGGLSGAFGGGGGSEGAAFGAKTGDVLTKITIAAFIIFLGLAIGLNLLVNDTHDALEQELTVNQVDSEEIDDLATEAVDPQQPADVTDVPGPAEEGAAPEGAKVDSEVEAPIVPDTTAPQDNTNNQ; encoded by the coding sequence ATGATGATACTCGGTGTTAACTACGGTCTGATTTACACTTTGATGACATTGTTCGTCTTGGTGGCTGCTTTCATGATGCTAGTCATCCTGATCCAAAAACCTAAGGGCGGCGGCCTGAGCGGCGCTTTTGGCGGCGGCGGCGGTTCAGAAGGTGCTGCTTTCGGCGCGAAAACCGGCGATGTGCTGACCAAAATCACGATCGCTGCGTTTATTATTTTCCTCGGCCTTGCGATCGGCTTGAACCTCTTGGTCAACGACACGCATGATGCTTTGGAGCAAGAACTTACGGTCAATCAAGTCGACTCTGAAGAGATTGACGACCTGGCAACCGAAGCGGTGGATCCGCAGCAGCCAGCTGACGTCACCGACGTCCCCGGCCCAGCTGAAGAAGGCGCGGCACCTGAGGGCGCGAAGGTTGATTCAGAAGTTGAAGCTCCGATCGTGCCAGACACGACGGCCCCGCAGGACAACACGAATAATCAGTAA
- a CDS encoding YicC/YloC family endoribonuclease — protein sequence MIRSMTGFGDAAGEIDGVHYALELRSLNNKYFKATIRMPEQIAGLEAELESALRKSVHRGSFTMTIKMRLSDAKAASRVNDEAILAYVDHLETIKTKIDDSNSVHIDLTQLLALPGVLQPAEDDETIMNKAREILKGLLKEAIVKMNQMRVIEGESLAADLMKHRGAILERTQQVKARASVVIEEYHDKLKSRVNQLMARAELAVGEADLMKEVAVYADRSDISEEITRTIGHLEQLEQIIYRDDAEPVGRTLDFLAQELLREANTIASKSNDAEISRAIVEVKSLIDRIKEQVQNVE from the coding sequence ATGATTCGATCGATGACAGGCTTTGGCGACGCGGCAGGAGAGATTGATGGCGTGCATTACGCGCTTGAGCTGCGGAGCTTGAACAATAAGTATTTCAAAGCGACGATCCGGATGCCGGAACAGATTGCGGGTCTGGAAGCAGAACTCGAATCAGCGCTTAGAAAATCGGTACATCGCGGATCATTTACGATGACGATCAAGATGCGGTTGTCGGATGCGAAGGCTGCGAGCCGCGTGAATGACGAGGCGATTCTGGCTTATGTCGATCATCTTGAAACGATTAAAACGAAGATTGATGATAGCAATTCAGTGCATATCGACTTGACGCAGTTGCTGGCGCTTCCGGGCGTGTTGCAACCTGCGGAAGACGATGAAACGATCATGAATAAGGCGCGTGAGATTCTGAAGGGATTGCTGAAAGAAGCGATCGTGAAGATGAACCAAATGCGTGTGATTGAGGGTGAATCGCTAGCGGCTGATTTGATGAAGCATCGCGGCGCGATTCTTGAGCGTACGCAGCAGGTCAAGGCGCGTGCGTCAGTGGTGATTGAAGAATATCACGACAAGTTGAAGTCGCGCGTCAACCAATTGATGGCGCGTGCGGAGTTGGCGGTAGGTGAAGCTGATCTGATGAAGGAAGTGGCTGTGTATGCGGATCGTTCGGATATCTCGGAGGAGATTACGCGGACGATTGGACATCTGGAGCAACTGGAACAGATTATATATCGCGATGACGCTGAACCTGTGGGAAGAACGTTGGACTTCTTGGCACAGGAATTGTTGCGTGAGGCAAATACAATTGCGTCGAAGTCGAATGACGCGGAGATTAGCCGCGCGATTGTCGAGGTCAAGAGCTTGATCGATCGGATCAAGGAACAAGTGCAGAATGTTGAATAG
- a CDS encoding phosphotransferase codes for MGENDMSDLSDSLFGEAADGGEAKKKREGEWPHMQLSSAQDFIGSDSGGDRVGLSGGSSGGGFEGLGEGRKGRLRFGADELAVVMSHYDVGIIRAIQEFPRGSRKAPKALIRTDSGLYLLKRRAHGKDDPFKVAFCHALQLHLTEKQFPLPHLIGTRDENNSMLQLGGRVYELFEYIKGSSYDGELETTSEGGKILGLYHRLTKDFKSEYEPAKGTYHDSVMVKKTFELIPQAINKVKGDHGIGRMKELEELSDGLEEDYLSAGLKGKLLGMDDWPTQVVHSDWHPGNLLYRRGRVVAVIDYDAARIQQRVMDVANGALQFSILGGGDHPERWPAYLDESRLKRFVRGYEGVRDCVLSKAEVEVMPWLMIEALIAESAIPVAATGQFANMDGAAFLEMVGRKVDWLKENAERLVGLLVE; via the coding sequence ATGGGTGAGAACGATATGAGTGATTTGTCGGACAGCTTGTTCGGGGAAGCGGCCGATGGGGGGGAGGCAAAGAAGAAACGTGAGGGCGAATGGCCTCACATGCAGTTATCGAGTGCGCAGGATTTCATCGGTAGTGATAGTGGCGGGGATCGGGTTGGGCTATCTGGCGGTAGTAGTGGTGGTGGATTTGAAGGACTTGGAGAAGGGCGAAAAGGACGGCTACGGTTCGGCGCGGATGAATTGGCGGTGGTAATGTCGCATTACGATGTCGGGATTATCCGTGCGATCCAGGAGTTCCCGAGAGGGTCACGGAAAGCTCCCAAAGCGCTGATTAGAACGGATAGTGGGCTGTATTTATTAAAGCGAAGAGCACATGGGAAGGACGATCCGTTTAAGGTTGCGTTTTGCCATGCGTTGCAATTGCATTTAACGGAAAAGCAGTTCCCATTGCCTCATCTGATTGGGACGAGGGATGAAAACAATTCGATGCTTCAACTTGGTGGGCGTGTATACGAATTGTTTGAGTACATTAAGGGGTCGAGTTACGACGGGGAGTTGGAGACAACGAGTGAAGGCGGAAAGATTCTGGGGTTGTATCACCGGCTAACGAAAGATTTTAAGTCAGAGTATGAGCCGGCTAAAGGGACGTACCATGATTCTGTGATGGTCAAGAAAACATTTGAATTGATTCCGCAGGCGATCAATAAGGTGAAGGGGGATCATGGGATCGGTCGGATGAAGGAGTTGGAAGAACTGAGCGATGGGTTGGAAGAGGACTATCTAAGCGCGGGATTGAAGGGGAAATTGCTGGGTATGGACGATTGGCCAACACAGGTGGTACATTCGGATTGGCATCCGGGTAATTTGTTATATCGGCGTGGGCGGGTTGTTGCGGTGATCGATTATGATGCGGCGCGCATACAGCAACGTGTGATGGATGTCGCGAATGGTGCGTTACAGTTTTCGATTTTGGGTGGCGGCGATCATCCGGAGAGATGGCCAGCGTATCTAGATGAATCACGGCTTAAACGGTTTGTGAGAGGGTATGAAGGGGTGAGAGATTGCGTGTTATCGAAGGCAGAGGTGGAAGTAATGCCGTGGCTGATGATTGAAGCGTTGATTGCTGAGAGCGCGATCCCTGTGGCGGCGACTGGACAGTTTGCGAATATGGATGGTGCTGCGTTTTTAGAGATGGTTGGGCGAAAAGTAGATTGGCTAAAAGAGAATGCGGAACGGTTAGTTGGCCTACTCGTTGAATAG
- the msrP gene encoding protein-methionine-sulfoxide reductase catalytic subunit MsrP → MANIKNNNFIWNQLPKLDPTPPDVFFNRRAFIKALGLGSIALAATSPFAFPTRAQAQMGRARYTKADIPTIERPGLNSDFVLSKYPAKRNPDFIQMPGNVKRLTPKLDALAYNNYYEFTTTKTDVWKLAQDFDPDPWSIEITGECHKPRTLSIDDIYNFPLEQRNYRFRCVEAWAMDVPWTGVPFHKVLESVEPTSNAKYVKFTCVERPKQMPGQVSMPWYKWPYFEAWRIDEAMNPLPLLVTGIYDQPIPRQNGSPFRMIIPWKYGYKGPKCPVKIELLKERPETFWHAEVPDEYSWLSNINPAVPHPRWSQASEVLIDDGKRRQTLLYGGYGDYVAKLYKKS, encoded by the coding sequence ATGGCAAACATTAAGAACAACAACTTCATTTGGAATCAACTCCCCAAGCTCGACCCCACACCTCCCGATGTTTTTTTCAATCGCCGTGCTTTCATTAAAGCCCTCGGCCTCGGCTCCATTGCCCTTGCCGCCACATCACCCTTTGCGTTCCCAACCCGAGCTCAAGCTCAAATGGGCCGCGCGCGTTACACCAAAGCCGACATCCCCACCATTGAACGACCCGGGCTCAATTCCGATTTCGTTCTCTCCAAATATCCCGCTAAACGCAACCCCGATTTTATCCAAATGCCCGGCAACGTGAAGCGGCTTACCCCTAAACTCGATGCACTCGCCTACAATAATTACTACGAATTCACGACCACAAAAACCGATGTCTGGAAGCTAGCCCAAGACTTCGATCCAGATCCATGGTCAATCGAAATCACCGGCGAATGCCACAAACCCAGAACACTTTCCATCGACGATATCTACAACTTCCCACTTGAACAACGCAACTACCGTTTCCGATGTGTCGAAGCTTGGGCGATGGATGTCCCTTGGACCGGTGTCCCATTCCATAAAGTTCTCGAATCCGTCGAACCTACCTCTAATGCAAAGTACGTCAAATTTACATGCGTCGAGCGTCCCAAACAAATGCCTGGCCAGGTCAGCATGCCTTGGTATAAATGGCCCTATTTCGAAGCTTGGCGAATCGACGAAGCTATGAACCCACTTCCGCTACTCGTCACAGGCATCTACGACCAACCCATCCCACGCCAAAACGGCTCCCCCTTCCGCATGATCATCCCTTGGAAATATGGCTACAAAGGCCCGAAATGCCCTGTAAAAATAGAACTTCTTAAAGAACGTCCTGAAACTTTTTGGCACGCAGAAGTTCCAGATGAATACTCTTGGCTCTCAAACATCAATCCTGCTGTTCCCCATCCCCGCTGGTCTCAAGCCTCCGAAGTCCTTATCGATGACGGCAAACGTCGACAAACACTTTTGTATGGCGGATACGGCGATTACGTTGCCAAGCTCTACAAGAAATCATAA
- the xylB gene encoding xylulokinase: MEQHLLGIDIGTSGTKTLICTPTGKVLATATAPHTLQSPKPGYSEQDPDQWWAATCKATRAVFRKAAIPKSSIQAIGLSGQMHGSVFLSKNHTPLRPAILWNDQRTAAECAEIESLMGSRKKLIKAVGNPALTGFTAPKILWLRNHQPRLYDRTTQILLPKDYIRFRMTSTFATDVADASGYLLLDIAKRKYNPTVLRKLQIDSSLLPPTYESHEVTAELSTSGAKSLGLLPGIPVVAGAGDNAAAAIGNGVTSPGILTASIGTSGVMFAHADTPTLDPDGRVHTMCSAVADKWCVFGCELSAGACLQWFHNNLAEDTIKQAKKQKQDPYTLLLQQASQTPPGAEGLYFLPYLTGERCPHPDPLAKAAWIGLTIRHTHPHLTRALVEGVTFGMNDILQILRNMQIPTKTIRLTGGGARDPFWRQLQADIYNSPVATVNTDEGPAYGAALLAAVGIGLHPDIHAACKTAIEQSKKLKPNRKLIAFYKKQHAQYQRLYHALASEYQHIANLINA, encoded by the coding sequence ATGGAACAGCATCTCCTCGGCATCGACATCGGAACTTCAGGCACCAAAACACTCATCTGCACTCCCACCGGCAAAGTTCTAGCAACCGCAACCGCACCCCATACCCTTCAATCCCCCAAACCCGGCTACTCTGAGCAAGACCCGGATCAATGGTGGGCCGCCACCTGTAAAGCGACCCGTGCCGTTTTTCGTAAAGCCGCAATCCCCAAGTCATCTATTCAGGCAATAGGTCTATCGGGACAGATGCACGGCTCGGTCTTTCTTTCAAAAAATCACACACCTCTCCGCCCCGCCATCTTATGGAACGATCAACGCACCGCCGCTGAATGCGCCGAGATCGAATCTCTCATGGGTTCACGTAAAAAGCTCATAAAAGCCGTTGGCAACCCCGCGCTCACCGGTTTCACAGCCCCTAAAATTCTTTGGCTTCGCAACCATCAACCTCGCCTTTATGATCGCACCACTCAAATCCTTCTTCCAAAGGACTACATCCGTTTCCGCATGACCAGCACGTTCGCCACCGACGTCGCTGATGCCTCCGGCTACCTCCTTCTCGACATCGCTAAACGCAAATACAATCCAACTGTGCTTCGTAAGCTGCAAATCGACTCATCCCTCCTTCCCCCAACATACGAATCTCATGAAGTCACTGCCGAACTCTCAACTTCCGGCGCTAAGTCGCTCGGCCTACTTCCCGGTATCCCCGTTGTTGCCGGCGCTGGTGACAATGCCGCCGCCGCTATCGGTAATGGCGTCACTTCACCCGGCATCCTTACCGCATCCATCGGCACCTCAGGCGTTATGTTCGCGCATGCCGACACCCCCACTCTCGATCCCGATGGCCGTGTCCACACAATGTGCTCTGCCGTCGCTGATAAATGGTGCGTCTTCGGCTGCGAACTATCTGCCGGTGCATGCCTTCAATGGTTCCACAATAACCTCGCCGAGGACACAATCAAGCAAGCCAAAAAACAGAAACAAGATCCCTACACACTTCTGCTCCAGCAAGCCTCACAAACGCCCCCCGGCGCCGAAGGTCTTTACTTCCTCCCATACCTTACCGGCGAACGTTGCCCTCATCCCGATCCACTCGCCAAAGCAGCATGGATCGGCCTAACCATCCGCCACACCCATCCTCACCTGACACGCGCTCTCGTCGAAGGCGTCACCTTCGGCATGAATGACATCCTACAAATCCTTCGCAATATGCAAATCCCCACAAAAACGATCCGCCTGACCGGCGGCGGCGCACGCGATCCATTTTGGCGACAACTTCAAGCCGATATATACAACTCACCTGTCGCAACCGTTAACACAGATGAAGGTCCCGCCTACGGCGCCGCCCTCCTCGCAGCCGTCGGCATCGGTCTGCACCCCGACATTCACGCTGCCTGTAAAACCGCGATCGAACAATCTAAGAAACTCAAACCTAATCGCAAACTCATTGCATTCTATAAAAAACAGCACGCACAATATCAACGTTTGTATCATGCTCTCGCCTCTGAATATCAACACATCGCAAACTTAATAAATGCCTAA
- a CDS encoding type 1 glutamine amidotransferase domain-containing protein — protein sequence MPVLKGRKIAMFVGDDYEDLELQYPKYRMREVGAEVIIAGIEAGEKYVGKYGYPQVSDVAVRVLRAEDFDGLIVPGGWMPDKLRRFDEVLTFTKGFEEQEKMIASICHGAWINISADVVKGYQYTSTPGIKDDMINAGAVWEDSEVVVDRHHISSRRPDDLPAFCRAMIDYMVKQR from the coding sequence ATGCCGGTGTTAAAAGGACGCAAAATCGCGATGTTTGTAGGAGATGATTATGAGGACTTGGAATTGCAGTATCCGAAATATCGGATGCGTGAAGTGGGCGCAGAGGTGATAATTGCGGGAATTGAAGCGGGTGAGAAATATGTTGGGAAATATGGATATCCGCAGGTGTCGGATGTTGCGGTGCGGGTGCTACGGGCAGAAGATTTCGATGGGTTAATTGTTCCGGGTGGGTGGATGCCTGATAAGCTCAGACGGTTTGACGAGGTATTGACGTTTACGAAGGGATTTGAGGAGCAAGAGAAAATGATTGCGTCGATCTGTCATGGGGCGTGGATTAATATCAGCGCAGATGTGGTGAAGGGGTATCAGTACACGAGTACACCGGGAATTAAGGATGACATGATCAATGCGGGTGCAGTATGGGAAGATAGCGAAGTGGTCGTGGATCGGCATCATATTTCATCGAGAAGGCCGGATGATCTGCCTGCATTTTGCCGGGCGATGATTGATTACATGGTCAAACAGCGGTGA
- a CDS encoding SGNH/GDSL hydrolase family protein, whose translation MQRIKARLQSEQPITWLFYGDSITHGLCHTNTQRNYVDHFHERIRGEMARIHDIVLNTAISGQTTKNLIAEYDHRVTKRIPDVIFLMIGMNDCAQNELNVPLPQFAENLDTLIDMNTKLGTDTILQTTCPVLPGGFNLDRENSFNDYMQAIRDAAQKHNLPIIDHAKLWQSASPYAHINRMSDPFHPNAFGHAAFTHLIFSELGILEPQSATSQFAQTHAMQPESQPTS comes from the coding sequence ATGCAACGTATCAAAGCCCGCCTTCAATCCGAGCAACCCATCACATGGCTCTTCTACGGCGACTCCATCACCCACGGCCTCTGTCATACAAACACACAACGCAATTACGTTGATCATTTTCACGAACGCATTCGCGGCGAAATGGCGCGCATACACGATATCGTTCTCAACACCGCAATTTCCGGCCAAACAACAAAAAACCTTATCGCTGAATACGATCATCGTGTCACCAAACGCATCCCCGATGTCATTTTCCTCATGATTGGCATGAACGATTGCGCTCAAAATGAACTCAACGTCCCACTCCCACAATTCGCCGAAAACCTCGATACCCTCATTGATATGAACACCAAACTCGGTACCGACACCATCCTCCAAACCACATGCCCCGTCCTCCCCGGCGGATTCAACCTTGATCGCGAAAACTCCTTTAACGATTACATGCAAGCCATCCGTGATGCTGCCCAAAAACACAACTTACCAATCATCGACCATGCCAAACTCTGGCAATCCGCATCGCCCTACGCACACATCAACCGCATGTCTGACCCATTCCATCCCAACGCTTTCGGCCACGCCGCCTTTACGCACCTTATCTTCTCCGAACTCGGCATCCTCGAACCACAATCCGCAACTAGCCAATTTGCACAGACCCATGCCATGCAACCCGAATCTCAACCCACTAGCTAA
- a CDS encoding HAD family hydrolase: MITLPPALLIDLDDTILDTTPSADRNWLNTAQRARDAGIPIDPTHFTQHMDDVRDWFWSDPQRSLIGRLNLEQARADMITETLVRMEYPNDIPTLAEQLQKDFTANRIPVMQPLDGAMTALAEFKNRNIKTALLTNGMAATQRAKVIHFELEQYFDKIYIEGEIGIGKPEPKLFHRVLSELDVTPDQAWMIGDSLAWEVAAPQQLGIKGVWLDWRRQGLPAESDIIPDLIIHSLADLI, encoded by the coding sequence ATGATCACGCTACCTCCAGCTCTGCTCATCGACCTCGATGATACCATCCTCGATACCACGCCATCCGCCGATCGTAATTGGCTCAACACTGCTCAGCGAGCCCGAGATGCCGGCATCCCCATCGATCCCACTCATTTTACGCAACACATGGATGATGTACGCGATTGGTTCTGGTCAGATCCACAGCGTTCACTCATCGGCCGTCTCAATCTCGAGCAAGCTCGCGCTGACATGATCACCGAAACGCTCGTTCGTATGGAATATCCCAATGATATTCCTACCCTTGCCGAGCAACTCCAAAAAGATTTCACCGCCAACCGTATTCCCGTCATGCAGCCACTTGACGGCGCGATGACAGCACTCGCCGAATTCAAAAATCGCAACATCAAAACCGCACTCCTCACCAACGGCATGGCCGCCACCCAACGTGCCAAAGTTATTCATTTCGAGCTCGAACAATACTTCGACAAAATCTACATCGAAGGTGAGATTGGCATCGGCAAGCCCGAACCCAAACTTTTCCACCGCGTACTCAGTGAACTCGATGTTACCCCCGACCAAGCCTGGATGATTGGCGATAGCCTCGCTTGGGAAGTGGCCGCCCCTCAGCAACTCGGCATCAAAGGCGTTTGGCTCGACTGGCGCCGCCAAGGCCTGCCCGCCGAGTCCGACATCATCCCCGATCTCATCATCCACTCACTCGCTGACCTCATCTAG